From the genome of bacterium:
TAAACTTTTTTGTTGCATTTTTTTATCGAGCACTAGGCATAAGACGGGCAGGTTCCGCTGCTCTCGACTTAGCTTATACTGCTTGCGGGCGACTTGACGGTTTCTGGGAGCTCAAGCTAAAACCATGGGACATGGCTGCTGGTGCTATTATAGTCAAAAAAGCAGGTGGTATAGCGAGCGACTTTAGTGGAAAGCCGTGGACATTAACATCCGACAGAATTATTGCTGCCAATCCCGAAATTTTCCCGCAAATGCTTGAAGTAATAAAGGAGAATGAAAGAGAAAAGTAAACTTTCGTTTTGGGACAGGATTTTATTTTTTGTAGCTGAGTATATCCTGCCTTTTTTGATACGCTTTCTGGGAATGACCTGGGGCGTGAAGATTTATGGTATGGAAAATTATGTGCGTAAGGGGGCTTTGTTCGTTTTCTGGCATGAACACATTCTGCCGCTTTCTTATGTGTTTCGAGGTCGGGGAATAAAGGTATTGATTAGTGAGTCCCGAGATGGCGAGATTATAGCAAGGGCTGTTCGGAGACTCGGTTTTGGAGTTATTCGTGGTTCGTCCACAAGAGGTGGCACCAAGGCACTTACGAGAATATTGGCGGAGCTTAAGGCAGGCAATGTTGTTGCGATAACCCCTGATGGTCCAAGAGGTCCTCGACGAAAAGTGAAACCGGGGGTGGCATTGGCAGCGGTTAGAAGCGGCGCGAGTGTGGTTGCATTTTGGGCTGAGGCGAAACCACACAAAAGGCTTAATAGCTGGGACAGATTTCTGATACCATTACCATTCGCCAGGGTGAATATATATATTGGAAAACCAGTAAAATATCTTAAGGAGAATGATTTAGACTATATATGTGCCGAAATTGAAAATATGCTTAATAAACTTGGACAAAAGTAAGGTTAAGAAGAATGTCCTTATATAAGTGACAGCTACCGATTAGCAACGATTATTTTCGGTCAGTATGGCTTTCCCTCGCGCTCAGTTGTTTCAGCCATTTCCTTTATGCCTGACGGAACATAGCCCATTTTCCACAGCTTTTGCCTTATGTGCTCGACGATCTTTGGCGTATCTATTTGCA
Proteins encoded in this window:
- a CDS encoding lysophospholipid acyltransferase family protein, producing MKEKSKLSFWDRILFFVAEYILPFLIRFLGMTWGVKIYGMENYVRKGALFVFWHEHILPLSYVFRGRGIKVLISESRDGEIIARAVRRLGFGVIRGSSTRGGTKALTRILAELKAGNVVAITPDGPRGPRRKVKPGVALAAVRSGASVVAFWAEAKPHKRLNSWDRFLIPLPFARVNIYIGKPVKYLKENDLDYICAEIENMLNKLGQK